GCTGGGTCAGGGTGTACGGGCCCAGCGGCAGCGTCCACCGGCTGCCGGGCCACTTACGAATCAGGTACGGCTGGCGCCGACCGGCGGTGTACGAGCGGCCGACGGCGGTGTGCCGCTGCTCGGCGCCGGCCATCAGATCTCCCGGCCGGCGTCGACCACGGCCACCATCGAGGCGGGGGCGGGTGCACCCACGACCTCGGTCCCGAACATGCGGGCGAGCGCGTCGACGTTGGTCAGCAGCATGTAGACGACCGCCGCGCCGATCGCGAAGACGATCAGCTTGCGGATGCCGCCCCGGGTCATGATCAGCAACCAGACCCCGAAGCCGAAGACCAGGGTGAGGAAGACGACCGGGATGGTGGTGCTCAACCAGTTGGTGGTGTTGTCCACCCAGTTGGTGATGTCGCCGGCCAGCACAACGGGTTCCACAGCGGAGCTCCTTTAGCGGGGGGTGCCCGGCGTACCCGACGCCGGGGCGGATGGGGCGCCCGTGCGGGCGGACGGGGCGATGACGGCGGGCCGCGTCGACGAACTGGGGGTCGGCGTCGGGACCGCCGGGGTGGTGTCGATGGCGGTGATCTCCCACCGGCCGCCGCGGACGGCGAGGGTCAGGGGGTAGGTCAGTCGCCACTCCCCCGGCTGGTCACCGACCTTCGCTGCGACGGTGGCCAGCAGCTGCACCCGGGTGCCGTCGGCGGGCAGGGTTTGGCCGGTGCCCACCTCGGCGTCCTTGAGCGCGGACAGCCGCTCGACGCGGACCGCCGTGTACGGCGCCGGGGTGACCGCGGCGATGGTGGTGCCCGGGGCGAGGTACCGCTCGATCTCGGGGCCGCCGGCGAGCAGCGCCGTGAAGAACGGGTTGAGGGTGTCCGGGATCGGCTGGCCGGTCACCGGCAGTGCTCGCCCGTACGCCAGCTCCTGCCGGCCGGCGGGGGCCAGGCCGGCGACCTGCGCGGGCAGTGTCGGCGCCGCCCATCCGGCGCAGGTCCCGCCGGCGGCCGCCCCGGCGGCCGGCCGGGTGAGGGTGACGGCGAAGAACTGCACGCCGGCGCCGGTGCTGCGGCCCTGCTTGTCGAGGGTCACCACGTCGGCGCCGATCACGTACGACCAGCCCGCCGTGCTGGCCGGGTCGGCCTGGGCGCTGACGGTGTAGGTGCGGGTTGCGGCGCGTTGCCGGGCCGGCAGCCGCGGCACGTCGGCGCTGACCAGCGTGCCCAGCGTCGTGGCGTCCCCGGCCAGCCAGGCGCTGACCAGCAGTTCGGCGCAGCCGCCCGGCGGCGCGGCCGCCACGAGTGGGACAGCGGGCGCGGCGGCAGCGGGCGCGGCGCGGCGGCTGCCGAGGTTGGCCAGGCCGAGCACGCCGAGCGCGACCGCGCCGATCAGCAGCGTCCACAGCAGCCCGTGCACGCCGCGGCTGGTGGCGGCCTGGGTACGGCTGGAGCCGCGCAGCCCGTCGACCGGCCAGTCGTCGAGGGTCTCGGCCGGAGCCGGCTGCGGGGCGCGGCCGGCAGCGGGTGGTGGTGCGGCGACGAAGGTCGGCACCTGGCGGGCCGGGGGGCGGCGCATCAGGCCACCGCCAGCCGGCGCCGGGTCTGCGGCATCGCCGCGAGCAGCACGGCCAGGTCCACGGCGGCGAGCTCGTCGAACACGGCGAGGGCCTGGCGGGCCGGCCCGTGCAGGAACGTGTCGAGGCGCTCGAGGAGGGGCCGGTCCAGGGCCCGCCGGGAGGCGAGCAGCTCGTCGAGCAGCAGCCGTAGCTCGGTCTCGGTCTGCGTGATGTGGGCCAGCCCGGCCGCTACCTGGTGCAGGTCGTCGTCCACGGCGCGTGCCTCCTTTCGGAAAGTGCCTCTACCTACACCAAGCGCATCGGGGACCGTCTGGAGTACAACCCGCAGGTCAGGCCGCGTTGGTAAGGGCGTCGCGGAGGCGCGCTTCGGCGTTGTTGCGCAGCGTGAACAGCCCGGTCGCGGAGCGGCCGAGCCGGCCGGTGAGCTGCCGGACGGGGATCTCGTCGACGCGGTGCGCCGCCAGCAGCAGCGCCTCCTCGGCCGACAGCACGCCACGGGTCTGCGCCCACACGAACAGGTCGATGACCTCGACGCGTTCGTCGGCCTCCCGGCTCGCGGCCTGGTCCGTCTCGTCGTCCGGCAGCGGCTGCAGCCCGACCGGGACCTCCCCGCGGTCGTGGCGGGCCGCGCGGCTGAGCCGCTGCTGGCAGTCCAGCAGCAGGTTCGCGGCGATGCGCCGCGGCCGCCGCCGCCACGGGTAGGTCCGGATCAGGGCAGACAGCTCCGCCAGGACGTCCGCCTGGGCGCCGATCGGGTCGCCGGTCACCGCGGTGATGCGCTGCGCGAGCCGGACCGCGCCGGCCATCAGCAGCTGTAGCAGCACCCGGGCGGCCAGGGGGTCGTCGCCGCCGTCGCGGGCGGCGAGGCGGGCCAGCGCGGCCAGGATCGCGTCGGAGCGGTCTTTGTCGCTGCGGTCCTCGGTGGCCGTCTGCAGCGCCGCCAGGTCGGCGTAGCCGGCCAGCGCCGGGTAGGCCGCTGTCCACCGGGCGAGGGCCCGGCCGGTCGCCGACGCCGCGGTCAGCGCCTGCCACTCGTCTTGCATCTGCCGAACCAGTCCCTGTCGCATGTCGACCTCCCCCGCTCTGCGCTGCTGGGGAGAAGCCTGCTGAGCAGGTGTTATGCGACCTGTAGGCGTTGCTGTGCCCGGCGGTGTTGCCAGGTGTTTCTACCCACGACACCCGTTACCGCCCGGCCCGCCGACACCGCGGCGGCCCGCCGTAGGCGCTGACCTGGGCAGAAACACCCCCGAGAACCGGCCCACCTGGGTAGAAACACCGCCCGGTCCCGAGCCACGGCTAGGGCTTGGCCGCAGCCTCGGACCGGGTTGCGGACCTGCGTACTGGTGTCCGCCCGGCCGCGAACACCCGGCGTCGGCTGGCGCCGTGGAGCCGTCCACCGCCGGGCCGCGCACTCTGGACGGGCCTTGGTCCTCGAGGGCGCCGAGGGCTTCTACCGGGGCAGGCGGTCGCCGGACGCGGCCAGCCGGCCGGGTCGGCAACGCGGATCTCAGGGCTTGCTACCCCCGGGCGGCCGCGGTTGCGAGGCGCCGTTTGCTACCCCCGCTCGGCGGTTGCGACCCCCGACTTGCGACCCGCCGGCACGGGGTTGCGACCCGGACTTGCGACCCCGCCGGCACCCGGTTGCGACCCTGCCGATCGTGGACTTGCGAGCCTCGCCGAGGCAGTGGTTGCTACCCCCGCCGGCCGGGCTTGCGCCCTCGGCACCCGGGTTGCTTTCTATCGGCGCGTGACCATGGGCGGCGCCCGGCGGCTGCGGTTGCTAGCTGCGCCTGACGTCGATGTGCGACCCCGCCGAGCCGGGGGTGTTTCTACCTCGCAACGGCAGGTGTTTCTAGGCGATTGACCTGCTGTTTTCTACCCTGGACTCCGGTCGCCGAGAGTCGCCTCGGCGCCCCGCCCTGGTGGGTTTCTAGCTTGCCGGCCCGGGGTATTTCTACCTTGCCTGCCCGGTGTTTCTACCCTCGCAGCCTGCGGATTTGCGACCCGCGGGCCGGCCGCTTGCGACCTGCCGATCGTGGACTTGCGACCCTGCCGACGGCTGGTTGCTACCCCGACTTGCGACCCCGTCGAAGCGGGTTGCTACCCCCGGACTTGCCACCTCGTCGGCGCTGAGTTGCGAGCCTGCCGATCGTGGACTTGCGAGCCTGCGCCGGTGAGCGGTTCGCGACCGGAGAGGGTTGTCGGCCGGAGTCCGGGATGGGCCGGCAAGGCGGTGTCCCGGCCGGGCGGGCCAGTCGAGCGCAGCCGGGGGCATTCGGGTTGGATGCCGAGTGCCGGTGCCGAGCTCCTGACCCGCCCTGGACGGAAGATCAGCCTGCCAGGGCCGGCTCGCGGTCGTCCTGGTCTCTGGCAACCGCGGCGGCGCCGGTGTCGGTCGACACGACCGCCACGGTGCCGGCCGACCTGGACGACTGCGCCGGCACGGTTGGTACGGGCGGGCCGGCGCTCGTCACCTGGCCGGTGTCGGCCTCAGCGGCTGGCGCCGTTCCCTCCTTGACCCGCAGTTCCTGCAGGCGCTCGGCCGTGAGCAGCCCGTCCTTGCCTGCCTTGCGGATCTTGCTGATCGTCCGCGGTGCCACGGACAGGCGGTCGGCCAGCTCCTCGTTCTTGGCATCAGGGTCGGCCTGCATCGCCTGCCAGATGGTCAGCCACTGCTCGTAGAACTTCACCGTGGCCGGGGTGTCCACCACGGTCGTGTCGGCCGGCTTCACCGCTTTGCGTGCCGCGTGCCGGCCCCCTGCGGCCGGCGCGACGGTGCTGACCGCAGCGTCGTCTCGCTGCCCGGCGTCGGGCTCGACCGGCGACGAGCTGGTCGAGGTGGGCACGGCCGGCGCCGCAGCTGCTGCTGGGATCAGCGCAGCCAGGACTGCGGGGTCGGTGAGCCGCTCGACCTGCCCGGCCTGGCCAACCCGCCGCTGGACCTCCAGGAACTCCTCCGGGGTCGCCGCCAGGCTCAGGAGCGCGAGCTTCGTCGACGTCCTCGTCTTCTGCTTCGGGGTCAGCGGGGTGTTGTGCAGGCGGTGGGCCAGCATCGTCATCTTGTGCAGGCGCCGCTCCGCTGCCATCCGGTCCAGGTCGGGATCGTCGTCCGGGATGATCCAGCCGCGGCGCTCGGCGATCCGGCGTGGGGAGTGCGCGAAACGGCCGCGGCGCACGCGCCGGCCGGCGGCGGTCAGCGCCGCCCACCACATGAAGAAGATGATGCAGGGGATCGCCAGCCGCAGGATCTGCTCGGTGGTCGTGTGCGCGTTGCTGGCGACGACCACTCCGGACATCACGGCGATCACCGCCGCCACGTGCAGCATCGGGCCCGTGTCACCCGGCGTGATCACCTTGCCGTCAGGCCCGTACACGGTGCTGCTGCGGTACTGGTCCGCCGCGATGCTGGTCGCGGTCAAGAAGCAGATCTCGAACACCGCGAACACCAACACTGCGAACAGCGGCGGCAGTGCGAGGTCGCCGACCGCGATTCGCCACATGCCCTCGGCGTTGAGCATCAGCGCCAGGTTCATTGACGCCGCCAAGGCCATCGGCCGTAGCGGGCGACCGGTGCGCTTGACCCACACGATCATGACCAGCAGCAGCGCCATGCCCATGACGCCGGCTACCGCGAGCAGCGGCACGGCGTAGTCGGACAGGAACGTGGTCAGGTCCGTCCAGCTCACCGTGCGTCTCCTTCCTCGACCATGTCCGGCAACCCGGCCAGCTGCGCCGCCTTCTGACGTTCGTGGCGCAGCTGCGCCAGGTACGCCGGCAACTGGTCGCGGTTACTGATCGCCAGCAGCAGCAACGCATCGATCAGCTCGTGCTTGTTGATCCGGGCGCCGCGTTGCAGCCACTCCTCGTCGACAGCGGCGTCGAACCGCTTCTCGATGTCGGCGCCGTGGTACAGGGTGTTGCGCTTCATCTCAGGGAAGGTCGGGCTCTCTGTCACCGGCGCGTTCATGGCCACTCCCCCGCGTTCGCGAACAAAATCATGATCGCGGAAGCGTATAACACGTTGGACCTGGCGTACGCGTACAACACGTAGTACATGCCCTCCTTTCAGGAGGCCGGGCACGGCCACGCCCGTCGCCCCCCGGCCGCAGGCTAAGGAGCCAGCCTCGGCCGACCCCAGCCTGATTGCCCACTGGAATATCGCGACTTCCTACAGCGAACAGACCCCCCGCTGACTTGCGGGTTCGTGAGCAACGGCTGACCTCCGGGGCGCCGCATCCCCCGAGCGAGTTGCAGTATGAGCCACCTGAAGGGGAACTCTTCAACTATAAAAATCTGGTTTGTATAGTGATCCGATGACGTCGAACAGGCAGGCGCCCGCGGATGACGACGATCCGCTGCTGTGGTCGGAGGACGCCGCCAAGCGGGCCCACCTCGCCCGGTCGACCTGGAGCTACTACAAGCACAAGAACCTTCTGCCCCCGCCGGACGATCCCGACGACGAGCATCAGGGCACGGATGTGTCGAAGTACCGGCGCCGGCCGCGTTGGCGGGCGTCCACCGTCGACGCGTTCGTAGCGAACCGACTCGGCCGGGGCCATCGCTCCGACTTGCGCAAGAAGAAGGCTGACCGGCGCGAGCGGGACGCGGCCGCGCTGGCCGAACCGACCCCGGAGGTGGCGCCCGCCCTGCAAGCGTGGCTGGAGGCCAACCACACAGCGGTGCTCGAGGTCGCCGAGGCCCTCAGCGACTGGCGAGAGGACCTGGTGGCAGCGTCTTCGACGCCGGAGCTTCTCGCCGAGGCGATCGATGCCGCCGGGGCCGCGGTCTACGGCAGGGGGCCCTCGAAGGCCCTGGCCAGCGCTGTCGTGCGGGCCATGGGACTCGCACTGGGTCACTCTCCCCAATCCAAGCCGATCGGCCTCGACCCGGACTCCGAGGTGAGCCAGGCCCTGGTCCGGCATCGACACCTGCGCGATGAGTTCAACCGCCTCGATACCCGTAAGCTCGACTACTCGTGAAGGCCGTCGAGTTGCGAGGCACTCAGGAGCCGGCGTGCTGGAGTTGGCCTGTCCCGGAGTTGCTCGGCGAAGCGGCCCTCAGCCCACTCCTCGCCCGACACGGCCTTCGGCCGCATGTCAGCCGCAATGCCGCCGCCGAGCCTGCGGCTACCTGGAGATTTGTCGACTTCCACGCAGGACGCTGCGCGATCTGCGGACAGCCCACCGACCTTCTGGTCGTCGACCATGACCACGAGACGAGGGCTGTCCGAGGCTGCGTCTGCTACCCCTGCAACGCGCTGGAAGGCCGCGCGGACGCGGACCTACCGGTGATCGCGTCGTATCGGGCGCGTCCGGCGGCCGAGGTCTTCGGATCCCACGAGCGCTTCGCTGGAAACGGCGCCTCGCAGCGCATTCTTCGCGCTGTACACGCCGCCGCCCGCGCACGGCGGTATCGCGAGCTGCGCATCCGCGACGTCAGCAGCAGCCTGCGCCGGCTGGCGGCAATCCCTTGGGTCATTCAGGACGCCGACGCCACCCACCGGTGTCTCCGACTGGAAGCCACGTGGCGAGTGGTCAGGCAGCACACTCCCCAACCCGATGAGGAGCTGCTCGACGCCCTCGTCACAGCCCTGCTCCTTGCCCACCAACTGAAGGCGACCGACGGCGCGCAGCTCGACCCGGAATTCCTGTGGCTTTCCATCCCTCACCTGTGCGTCGGCACCCCCAAGGGACTAGGGCGAGGATGTCCCCGCGCTCCACTTCTTGACCTAGTGCCACGACTGCCTTCGCCCCAGTTCCCCGAGTCGCCGCACTCTTCTGGTCCCCGTCTTTACCGCGGTAAAGACCGCTCCGAGGCTGGGTGGACTGCGACCAGAAGGGCCCCGGCTCGCCTCACGGCGATCCTGGCCCTTCTTTGACAAGTGCAGCCCGCACGCTTCCGTACGGGCGCGACGACAGCGCCTACCCTGGCTCGTTTACCTGCTCGCGCAGAAGTTCTTGGGCCAGCTGGCGAAGCTCGTCCGCCGGCAGTGCCTCACGCAGCTTCGCCGCCACCGCGACGGGATTTCCGCCTAGCCTTCGCCAGGCGGCTGCCGCGGGAGTGGGGCGAGCGGCCTTGGTGAACTGGGTGGGAATCTGCGGACCGTTCGCGTCATCTTCGGCGAGGCCGTTGCGGCGCTGCCATCGGTGCAGGGCCTCGATCTGCCGTGCCTCGTCCCAGTCTTTGCGCCACCCCCGCACCTCGCGCAGCGGCAGCCGCCGCTCCTGGTCCTCTGCCCGCATGGCGTCCTGGACCTCGGGCGCAAGGCGCAGCAGCGCCCGACGCTGGGACACCCAGCCCTCGGTCTTGTGCAGTTCGTCGGCGACGGCCCTGGCGGATCCGCATTCGGTGACCATCTGCTCCAGGGCGCGGGCCTCTTCGATCGGGTCGAGATTCTCCCGGTCGATGTTCTCCGCCGCGGTCACCTTGAGGAAGACCAGACGGGAGGTCGCGTGGTCGTCGTTGACGACCACGTCGATGCTCGGCAGGGCCGCCAGCACGATCGCTGCACGGCGGCGGCCGCCGGCCACCTGCACGTACTGGGCTGAGCCGATCGTGTTCGCGTGTTCGGGGAAGATCTTCGTGAACGCGGCCGCGGTGACGACCGGGACCGGCTGCAGTTGCCCGCATTCCTTGACGGAGGTCGCCAGCTCCACCACCTTGCTTGACCCACGCCCGAAGTCACGGGTGTTCAACGGGTTGGGTGCGACGTTCTCCACCGGCTGCGCCAGCACGCCACCGACCGGAGTCGTCGACGCCACTGCGGGTAGCGGCCGAACGCCGGCCACTGGTGCGCCAACAGCGGTGGCCGTGACGTGGGTGCCCAGTTGCTGACCGAGCACGCGCGGGTGATCTGGCGCGGGGATCTCGCGGGTACCGCGCCCGCCCTTGTTCCTGGCCCGGGCGTTTTCCTTACGGGCGCGCAATCCCGAGGCGGGGGCGTGCTGCTCCTGTTCAGGCTGCTCGGACATAGCTGACCACCGTCTCCCCCACTTTGTGAAGCTCGTCGACCAAGGTTCGGGCCTTCTTGGGCACCGGCGTCGTGGCAGTGACTGCCATGCGCCGGGCCCTGGTGGTTAGCCACCGGTATTCGCCGATCTCGGGTCCGATCGGCACCTGCGCCTCGCCAGCGGCGCGTTCGAGTTGGGTGATGTACCGCTCGGGGGGACTCAGCGGGATCCGGTTCGGCACCACCAGCAGCGGATAGGACTTCAGCTCCCGCAGCATCTTCTTCGCCGCTGCCATCTCGCGTTCGCCGAGGACGGTCGGCATCAGGATGAGGTGTGACGCTGCCACCGCGCCTAGCGTGGAGGGCACCCCGCCCGGGTGGGTGTCGACCACGACCGGGCGGCCAAGTTCCCGTCCCCAGTGCGCGGCCCATCCCCCGACGGCCTTCGCCATCTCCTTGGCCGAAGGCTGGCTGTCGCTGAAGAGGCTGGAGCACGGCACGAGGTCAGGGCGCCACGGGCCGCCGGCCAGCGGTCGGGGAGTTCGCCCGGCCTCCAGTGCGTCGAGCAGGGGAGAACGCATCCGTTCTTCCTCGTTGTAGCCCCAGGCGACGGTGGCGTTGCCGTCGTCCCAGTCGAGGTCGAGCAGGATGGCTCCGAGCAGGTACGCGACCTCGTAGGCGAGGAAGGTCTTGCCGACGCCACCCTTGTACGACGCGACACTCACGATGCGACCCGCGAGGTCAGCGGGCGTCAGTCCGTATTGGGCGAGCCAGGATCCCTTACCGCGGTCCCGCTCGGGCGTGCTGTGTCGCCCACCGGGAACCTCGTCGGACAGGTCTGGTTCGTCGTCATCATCGTGCGTCACGGGGGTTTGGCTCCTGCGAAGGGTCGATTGGTGTCATCTCCGTACCACAACGCCGGTGGCTGCGCATCTATCCACGCCACGACGTCATGCGGCACACAGCAGCCGCGAGCGGCGGGAAACGTCAACGGTGACGGGCATCGCGGCGTCACTCCACGGGCGGAACCCGCCCGGGTGAGCAACTGCAAGCAGCGATTGTTGGCCTCCTCGTCACCGCTTCGTCCGGCGCGCCATTGCGCGACTTTACCGCGGTAAAGATGGCCTCCTCCTGGCGAATGGCGGGTCTGGACCGGGGAGGGCGCCGGACTTTACCGCGGTAAAGATTGGGGCGCTCCCCTCTTCCCGGCCTCACGCCAGGCCACCCTCGTCGTCGGCGGCCCTCGTCTGCGTCGCACGGCGCGACGCCCGGCTGGCGCCGAGGATGTGGGCGGGGTCGCGGTCGAGGTTGTGGCGGTCCCGGTCGTAGCGGCGGGTGGTGCGGGGGTCGGCGTGGCCCATGGCGTCCTGGACGTCCTCGAGGGGGACGCCGGCCTGGCGGGCGCCGGTGGCGAAGGCGTGTCGTAACGAGTGCGGGGAGAGCCGCTTGGCGGCGGGAATGCCTGCAGTCAGGGCGAGGCGGCGCAGCCAGGTGAACACGTTCGGTTCGGCGAGCCTGCCGGGAGTTCCGTCGGTGCTGGTGGTGGCGAACAGCGGGCCGGTCAGCGCGTCGACGGCGCAGCCGGTGGCGGCGGCGCGGGCGGCGAGGTAGTCGTCGAGGGCTTCCAGGGTGTGTGCGGGCAGTGGGCGTTCCCTCTGCTGGGAGCCTTTGCCGACGAACCGTAGGGTGCGTTGTCCGGCGTTGTAGCTCAGGTCGTCGAGGTCGCGGGCGAGGGCTTCGCCGATCCGTAGCCCTAGGTCGGCGAGCAGCCGCAGCAGCGCCCGGTCGCGCAGCGCCGCCAGGTGCCGCGCCTGCTGGCGCGGGCTCGGCGTGGCCTCCCAGCTCGCTTGACGCGCTTCAGCCTCGATGTCGGCGTGGGCGAGCAGCTGGTCGACCTCGGCGAGGGTGAGCCCGACGGTGCGGGAGGTGTGCGCGGAGACAGCGGGCCGGCTGATCGCGGTGAGGGGGTTGCGGGGGATGCGGCCCTCGGTGTTGGCGATCAGGTGGGTGTACCAGCTGGACACTGAGGCGAGTGCTCGGGCGACGGTGCTGGGCGCGGCGCTTCGCCCGCGGGTGCCGTGCAGTTCCCGCCAGACCCGGAACTGGCTCAGGTCGGTGGGTCGGGCGGTGAGTGGGTCGAGGCGTTCGAGTTGGCACCAGTCGAGGTAGGTGCTCAGGTCGCGGCGGTGCGCGATGGCGGTGTGCTGGGAGCGGCCCCAGGCGTCGAGGTTCCAGGCGACGGTGAGCCGGCGGATGCTGTAGCGGCTGCCGTCGTCGGCGGGCAGGCCGGGCAGGCCAGCGGCCCAGCGGGCGATCTGCCGGGTGGCCGCGGCGAGTGGGCCGGAGAGGTCCGGCCCCGTGGCGGTCGCGGACGCCACCACGCCGAGCGGGGCGGGCGTGGCTGGGCGCGGGGGAGGAGCG
The DNA window shown above is from Krasilnikovia cinnamomea and carries:
- a CDS encoding conjugal transfer protein; this translates as MRRPPARQVPTFVAAPPPAAGRAPQPAPAETLDDWPVDGLRGSSRTQAATSRGVHGLLWTLLIGAVALGVLGLANLGSRRAAPAAAAPAVPLVAAAPPGGCAELLVSAWLAGDATTLGTLVSADVPRLPARQRAATRTYTVSAQADPASTAGWSYVIGADVVTLDKQGRSTGAGVQFFAVTLTRPAAGAAAGGTCAGWAAPTLPAQVAGLAPAGRQELAYGRALPVTGQPIPDTLNPFFTALLAGGPEIERYLAPGTTIAAVTPAPYTAVRVERLSALKDAEVGTGQTLPADGTRVQLLATVAAKVGDQPGEWRLTYPLTLAVRGGRWEITAIDTTPAVPTPTPSSSTRPAVIAPSARTGAPSAPASGTPGTPR
- a CDS encoding endonuclease domain-containing protein, giving the protein MCGQPTDLLVVDHDHETRAVRGCVCYPCNALEGRADADLPVIASYRARPAAEVFGSHERFAGNGASQRILRAVHAAARARRYRELRIRDVSSSLRRLAAIPWVIQDADATHRCLRLEATWRVVRQHTPQPDEELLDALVTALLLAHQLKATDGAQLDPEFLWLSIPHLCVGTPKGLGRGCPRAPLLDLVPRLPSPQFPESPHSSGPRLYRGKDRSEAGWTATRRAPARLTAILALL
- a CDS encoding ParB/RepB/Spo0J family partition protein; translation: MSEQPEQEQHAPASGLRARKENARARNKGGRGTREIPAPDHPRVLGQQLGTHVTATAVGAPVAGVRPLPAVASTTPVGGVLAQPVENVAPNPLNTRDFGRGSSKVVELATSVKECGQLQPVPVVTAAAFTKIFPEHANTIGSAQYVQVAGGRRRAAIVLAALPSIDVVVNDDHATSRLVFLKVTAAENIDRENLDPIEEARALEQMVTECGSARAVADELHKTEGWVSQRRALLRLAPEVQDAMRAEDQERRLPLREVRGWRKDWDEARQIEALHRWQRRNGLAEDDANGPQIPTQFTKAARPTPAAAAWRRLGGNPVAVAAKLREALPADELRQLAQELLREQVNEPG
- a CDS encoding ParA family protein — translated: MTHDDDDEPDLSDEVPGGRHSTPERDRGKGSWLAQYGLTPADLAGRIVSVASYKGGVGKTFLAYEVAYLLGAILLDLDWDDGNATVAWGYNEEERMRSPLLDALEAGRTPRPLAGGPWRPDLVPCSSLFSDSQPSAKEMAKAVGGWAAHWGRELGRPVVVDTHPGGVPSTLGAVAASHLILMPTVLGEREMAAAKKMLRELKSYPLLVVPNRIPLSPPERYITQLERAAGEAQVPIGPEIGEYRWLTTRARRMAVTATTPVPKKARTLVDELHKVGETVVSYVRAA
- a CDS encoding tyrosine-type recombinase/integrase, whose product is MTTSRPPGQPAAEAAPHTTTAGVPGAESGLAAPLAPTVAPPPRPATPAPLGVVASATATGPDLSGPLAAATRQIARWAAGLPGLPADDGSRYSIRRLTVAWNLDAWGRSQHTAIAHRRDLSTYLDWCQLERLDPLTARPTDLSQFRVWRELHGTRGRSAAPSTVARALASVSSWYTHLIANTEGRIPRNPLTAISRPAVSAHTSRTVGLTLAEVDQLLAHADIEAEARQASWEATPSPRQQARHLAALRDRALLRLLADLGLRIGEALARDLDDLSYNAGQRTLRFVGKGSQQRERPLPAHTLEALDDYLAARAAATGCAVDALTGPLFATTSTDGTPGRLAEPNVFTWLRRLALTAGIPAAKRLSPHSLRHAFATGARQAGVPLEDVQDAMGHADPRTTRRYDRDRHNLDRDPAHILGASRASRRATQTRAADDEGGLA